From a region of the Acomys russatus chromosome 4, mAcoRus1.1, whole genome shotgun sequence genome:
- the LOC127188343 gene encoding vomeromodulin-like, whose amino-acid sequence MWALQALAIMLSIQAGTPDLVGTPSEVGTLPPAVPTVQTLPIKLPSASGLKDDSKPQGSPPKRHPAAPIGGKCTPTASYFLSSDKLQEYLMGSLPPQIEDIVKCDEVNMGGLLGKVLTTVNEADLLSLLNANSLLQGGGALDLPGPLGKGDNEDSSKSSSGPKAIGGLTDMLLGGPLGSLTKSGGGKDTGDGLLNKKVLSKVKASLDEEVEHVNSIRDSVLEEVKNVVPEQITDPLSDVLQTKTKDLLINLKVDKVTEESTDIAMEDDEIQVHSTLTATIGADGLAGTVIQTLQFQSQVEVTMRIATSSNNTQCVTLDVQDTHIQVNTMDIKLLKTVTDTVSLPVSLPLNDLIPVLLTAEMNENLEKSNSCAIDLGDFNDCKNTTGLFKYQVQSSMINPKGLTILYCAEANFSKNSVPVPAGRLPQAPKNASIALTISSSMLKTLVKHVAKNSSVQMSDLSTKITYVGLASQKDNLLKVQYKVNITKDGEHFATGKTQLYISHSSKISDSKLEPNIKLTRSEHSVKPPEAKEEVEGIMSEVVKKSWANLKGLYADMNMPPVVSSFPIKDAPVQLLRSAKLSRCSQADALSPSLTHCYVIS is encoded by the exons ATGTGGGCTCTCCAGGCCTTGGCCATCATGTTGAGCATCCAAGCAGGAACACCTGACCTGGTGGGAACACCCTCAGAAGTAGGcactcttcctcctgctgtgccCACTGTGCAGACACTCCCTATTAAACTGCCAAGTGCCTCAGGCCTCAAAGATGACTCCAAACCTCAAGGCTCACCTCCCAAAAGGCACCCAGCTGCCCCCATAGGTGGCAAGTGCACACCTACAGCCAGCTACTTCCTCTCCAGTGACAAACTCCAAGAAT ATCTCATGGGCTCTCTGCCCCCACAGATCGAGGACATTGTGAAGTGTGACGAAGTGAACATGGGAGGCCTGCTGGGGAAAGTGTTAACCACGGTGAACGAGGCTGACCTTCTCTCACTCTTAAATGCCAATTCCCTCCTGCAAGGGGGAGGCGCCCTTGACCTTCCTGGTCCTCTCGGCAAAGGAGATAATGAGGACTCCTCAAAGTCCTCATCGGGCCCCAAGGCCATTGGAGGTCTCACCGACATGCTCCTAGGGGGTCCCCTGGGCAGCTTAACAAAGTCCGGTGGAGGCAAGGACACAGGAGATGGACTCCTGAACAAAAAGGTCCTCTCCAAAGTCAAGGCATCCCTGGATGAAGAGGTTGAACATGTAAACAGTATAAGAGACTCCGTCCTGGAGGAAGTGAAGAATGTCGTCCCAGAACAGATCACAGACCCCCTTTCGGATGTGCTCCAGACCAAAACCAAAGACCTTTTGATCAA CTTAAAGGTTGACAAAGTAACAGAGGAGAGCACGGACATAGCCATGGAAGACGATGAGATCCAAGTCCACTCTACGCTTACTGCCACCATAGGTGCAGATGG ACTGGCTGGGACTGTCATCCAGACACTACAATTCCAATCCCAGGTGGAAGTGACAATGAGAATTGctacttcctccaacaacacCCAATGTGTCACCCTTGATGTCCAAGACACCCACATCCAGGTCAACACAATGGACATTAAGTTACTAAAGAC AGTCACAGACACTGTGTCACTGCCCGTGAGTCTGCCCTTGAATGACCTAATCCCTGTACTGCTGACAGCAGAGATGAATGAGAAT CTGGAGAAATCCAACTCCTGTGCCATCGACCTCGGTGACTTCAATGACTGCAAGAACA cTACTGGCTTATTCAAGTACCAAGTTCAAAGTTCCATGATCAATCCCAAAGGACTCACCATCCTCTACTGT GCTGAAGCCAATTTCAGCAAAAATTCAGTGCCTGTACCTGCAGGTCGGCTGCCTCAAGCTCCCAAAAATGCCAGCATTGCTCTAACTATTTCCTCCTCCATGTTGAAGACACTTGTGAAACATGTGGCCAAGAACAGCTCTGTCCAG ATGAGTGACCTGAGTACAAAGATCACCTATGTAGGCTTGGCCTCACAGAAAGACAATCTCCTCAAAGTCCAGTACAAAGTTAACATCACAAAGGATGGTGAGCACTTTGCCACTGGGAAAACG CAATTATATATCTCTCATAGCAGCAAGATTTCAGATTCCAAACTGGAACCAAACATCAAGCTCACAAG GTCAGAGCACAGCGTGAAGCCCCCTGAAGCT AAGGAAGAGGTGGAAGGCATTATGTCCGAAGTCGTGAAGAAGAGCTGGGCTAATTTAAAAG GCCTGTATGCAGACATGAATATGCCACCAGTGGTATCTTCATTTCCTATAAAGGATGCCCCTGTCCAACTGCTGAGATCg GCTAAACTCTCTAGGTGCTCCCAGGCAGatgctctctctccatccctgacgCACTGCTATGTGATCTCGTAG